A part of Drosophila bipectinata strain 14024-0381.07 chromosome 3L, DbipHiC1v2, whole genome shotgun sequence genomic DNA contains:
- the LOC108127670 gene encoding protein Asterix — MSITVDPRRKEKINRYKAPKNQGQGGGANEDMMPDYMNILGMIFSMCGLMMKLKWCAWFALYCSCISFASSRASDDAKQVLSSFMLSVSAVLMSYLQNPAAMTPPWAS, encoded by the exons atgaGTATCACCGTAGACCCACGCAGAAAAGAAAAGATCAACCGCTACAAGGCCCCTAAGAATCAGGGCCAAGGTGGTGGCGCTAACGAGGACATGATGCCGGATTACATGAACATTCTGGGAATGATTTTCTCGATGTGCGGGCTGATGATGAAG CTCAAGTGGTGTGCCTGGTTCGCATTGTACTGCTCTTGCATCAGTTTTGCCAGCTCCCGGGCCAGCGATGACGCCAAACAAGTACTGTCCTCCTTCATGCTCAGTGTCAGCGCCGTATTGATGTCGTATCTGCAAAATCCGGCCGCAATGACTCCGCCGTGGGCCTCTTAG